The region gtttgcctctcccccccccctcagcttagtcaaaggggcttttgagaaggggcctgcaggctgcagcagggcagGGGTCAGACTCTGAGGTaatgggggggggctggggccaccacagggtttaatccacgCTGCTGCGTTCTGAAGGAACTGAGGGGGGCGGGTCTGCATCAAATAGCTCAGTTTCTGCTTCTGAggtcagaactctctttgggTTACTGAGCTGGGATTTGGGCATTAAACTTCAGGACTTTTGCTGTCATGTCAAACAATTGTCTACATGTGGCCCCGCTTGGGGCTGTTATAatgaatgaagatcctgtgaactgagggggagggatttgtgagtttcctgcattgtgcaggggttggactagatgaccctggaggtcccttccaactctgattctataacTGTTGGTCACAAGCGACAGGGTGATATTGAAAACTATACGTTTGGAGAGTACATGATATATTCACATTGTATATGTTGTAGAAAGATGGATGTTTCAGAATTATATCTACACATAATTACTGTGACACACAGATCTGAACAAATGTATTTTATTACAAATCAGTCCAAGGGAGAGCTCCCTTCCTGGCATTTGTGTCCACTCCCTTGTGACGTCCAGGAGAGGGCTTCCACACACATCCCAGCAGCCAGCAAGAAGCCGGCAAGACTAACCTTTCCCTTTTGTTGCTGCCAGAAATCTCTCCAGAAGCAGACTTCCCTGGCACCGTGGCGGGAGCCCTGGCCCCTTTGGATGAGCGGCGGGGGTCTGTGCTTGGAAGAAGCGGAGTCCATCCATCCCATTTCCCTGGGGCTGAagacccacccccacccagccacTGTGAGCCAGCCCAGCAGAACAGCCTGGCCAGTTCCAGAGGAGGGGATGTGCCGGAGGCCAGAAGCCTTCGCCAGCAGCAGGGCAAGCAGCCCCCGGCTCCGAGACCTGCTGGACAGCAGTGGCTGCAGCACTGACAGCGGCATCTGTCTGCAAGACCCGCTGGGCAGCCGCCATGGCCTCCTTCTGCCCACGGGACCCTGGGAGCATGGGGGACTCCTGCTGGAAAGCAAAGGAGAGGGGGTCATCCGGAAGGAGCAAGAGGAGCAGTTGCTTGGGGCAGCGTCCCCTGCCAGTGAGGCGGAGCTCGTGGGCCGGGACTCAGAAGAGGCGCTGACGCAAGCGAAGCCATCCCCCGCGCAGGTCCCCGGGCACCAAAGGCAGGCAGGGGCCCCAGGGGTGGCAGCTCTGGGCTCTTCCAGCTGCCCGCCCAGCTTCGAGAGCATGGCCCACTCCCAGCAGGTCTCCGTCTCTGGCTACTTGAAGCAGGCCTCGGTGGCCGTCCCCTCTGCCCCTGTGGCCCCACAGGCAGGCCTGCGGTCCTCCCTTGGCAGCACCCACCAGGGGCAACAGCAGCACCTTCTGTTCAGCACAGCCCTGCCAGGGGGCTTGGAGTTCCCCAAGGCCCTTCTAGCTTCCAGCTTCCTGGAACAGCAGGAGCCCCTCTTGCGCGCCAGTGCACCCTCGGCCTGGACCTTCCCTGGCACCCCGTGTGACGAGGACTCTCTCCAGAGACatgcctggaggaggaggagccatgtgGTGGGTGGCAGAGAGGAGGAGTGGGTGGGACCTCTGAGTTGCTTTGACCCACTTCCTCTTCCTGCTGGGGGCACTCTGCTTTTGTGCCGCTCAGAGACCTGAAGGCAGCAGCTGCCCGAGGAGGAGCCTCTTGCAGTCAAGTGCGCATCGCATCTTGCAGCTCTTCCACACCTCCTGTGCGGCTcccggaggtcaaggaggaactccAGGCAGGCCTACTCTCCTGTAagcatggcagcactgggacctCCGTCAGCCTCTGCAGGCTGACCCATAGGGAGGCGACTCTTTCCATCACGTGTGAAGCAGGGAAGTAGGAAGGCTTTGggaggttgcctggagacctagagcagggaaagagtgtGCAAGAGCCGAGAGGGAAAAGCAAGTGTGTGGGATTCCCGCCCTTCCCTGCTGGACAGATGGGGTGACCCAAACACAGCCACACAAGCGAGATCGAGagcaaggagggaaggaaggaataggaGAGGGTGAGCGCCAGTGAGAGCCACGATAGTGGCAGGGCTGGGGAGAGGATGATGGCTGCCCCCACCCTTCCTCCGCATGGAACACCAGGAGGGCCAGGGGCAGGCCCTGAGCTGCAGCACCACTGATAGCAGCAGACGCTTGACTCCCCCCCTTGGTGCAGGCCTGGTAGCCAGGGCTGTGACCAGCGAGCGAGGCCCTTGTCCCAACAGCTTTGCAGGCCTGCTGAGCAGGAGGGAACTGCTGCACCTCCATCTTGCACTGGGCTTTAGAAGTAAGAGGGTTCACTAGTCTCCCGCCAGGTGCAGAAGCAGCAGTGAAGTTGTGCTGCCCCTTGGTTCACCTGTGATAACACCTTGCaccttttctccccacccccccacccccacgttAGGCCatcccactggaaggagggagggaagtaaagaggatggtgtggagctcTCCCTGAGTTTCATAGCTCttttaggagctgtatttactaaccttggtgtcaaggcagagagagaagcataaggatgcaaatggtggtcagtggttTATATGGTACAAGTATGTTGCCTTCTCCCATTGGTGCCAAAAAAACAATTCCCTGACCTTTCCCTCTGCTGGCCCtctggggactgttattcccagcttttgtttttcaaaaagtcTCCTCCTAGCATGGTTGTGTGGTAAAGTGCAAAcagatgtattttatctttctgtgcaaagaaagtattaagagttttaattaagacgtgtgtgtgtgtgatatttgttcatgtcttacagctctcaaacatctgacatttattctatgtggccctagaggtccctttcaactgtatgattttatgattctataacagggataaatgtaaagttctgcatataggtaggaaaaatccaatgcatggttataggatgggggagacttgtcttagcagtagtatgtgcaaaaaggatctaggggtcttagtggatcatatgctgaacatgagtcaacagtgtgatgtggtggctaaaaaggcaaatgcaattttaagaacataagagaagccatgttggatcaggccaatggcccatccagtccaacactctgtgtcacacagtggccaatagatatatatcccctcttgaagctggctatgcttgtagccgccgccacctcctgtggtagtgaattcctcatgttaatcaccctttgggtgaagaagtagttccttttatccattttaacctgactgctcagcaatttcatcgaatgcccatgagttcttgtattgtgagaaaggggaaaaggacttctttctctatcccacgcataatcttgtaaacctctataatgtcaccccacagtcaacatttctccaagctaaagagccccaagaattttaacctttcttcatagggaaagtgttccaaccctttaatcattccagttgctcttttctggactttttcctttttgaggtgcggtgaccagaattgtacacaatattccaaatgagaccacaccattgatttatacaggggcattatgatactggctgatttgtttccaattcccttcctaatagttcccagcatggcgttggccttttttattgcacaatcgcacactgtcttgacattttcagtgagttatctaccatgaccccaagatctctcttggtcagtctctgccagttcacaccccatcaacttgtatttgtagctgggattcttggccccaatgtgcattactttgcacttggccacattgaacctcatctgccacgttgacgcccactcacccagcctcaacagatccctttggagtgtctcacaatcctctctggttctcaccaccctgaacaatttagtgtcatctgcaaacttggccacttcactgctcactcccaactccaaatcattaatgaacaagttaaagagcatgggacccagtactgagccctgcggcaccccactgcttaccgtcttccactgcaaagattgcacatttatattcactctctgattcctattaattagccagtttttgatccacaagaggacctgtccttttactccatgactctcgagcttactaaggagcctttgatgaggaactttatcaaaagctttctggaagtcaaggtaaacaacatctattgggtcccctttgtccacatgtctgttcaccccctcaaagaactgtaacaggttagtgaggcaagatctttccttacagcacccatgctgagtattcctcaataacttgtgttcatcaatgtgcctactcattctgtccttgataatggtttctaccaactttcccggtatagaagtcagactgactggcctgtaatttcccggatctcctctggaaccctttttaaagatgggggtgacatttgctaccttccggtcctcaggaacggaggcagatttcaatgaaagattacatatttttgtcaggagatccacaagttcaactttgagttatttcataactcttgggtgtatgccatccggacctggtgacttattagtttttaatttgtcaatcagttgtaagacctcctctcttgtcacctcaatctgactcaggtctttcaacaccccttacaaaattagtagttctggagcaggcaaacacttctcatcttccacagtgatgatggaggcaaaaaattcattcagcttctcagccatttccctatcctccttcagtaatccttttaccccttggtcatccaagggccccactgcctcccttgctggtttcctgcttctaatatatttgaagaaatttttattgttggtctttatgttttttgcaatatgctcctcagagtctatttttgcctgcctgatcacagtcttgcatttgatttgccacagccttttattaatctcatttggactagctttccaccaattaaaggagtccttcttaccttttacagcttccattactttgttaaccatgcagaccttttcttatacctgtttgtgctttCCTaagttgtggtatatattttatctgcgctTCCAGGATTAtcgttttaaatagcctccaagcttccccaagggttttgaccgtatttacctttcctttcagtttcctcttcacatgcctcctcatctcagagaatttaccccttttaaagttaaacgtggtcatgctggtcttttggggcaactccctatttatacaaatagtgaaatcaataacactatggtcactgctcccaagcggtgcaatcacttttacatctctcaccaagtcttgggcaatacttaggactaaatccaggatcaccccaccctggtaggttctgtgaccatctgctccatagcacagttattgagggcatctagaaactcaatctctttctcttgaccggaacacatattgacccaatcaatctgcaggtagttaaaatcacctattacgacacagtttttatgtttagccactatctttaatccttccatcatattataatcatcctctatcttttgatttggtgggcaataactcccataattaaattttcttttgggccctctatttcgacccaaagcatttctagaaggaaatctaattctctgacctcagtctcagtggactgtataccctctctgacatacagagccaccccacctccaacccttccccagcaaccacaaactcaaaattttcagcaatcacacagtcacacaaacagaatttctcagcaacttccccagctgtttagaaaaccaaacctcacccttatagcacttcttatctgctctctctcagagctctctgaaatgtgctcagcctctggcaaggcgcagcttaatcatgcaaagaggatggggcctcagtctgccccaggaacacagtcactcctaatcaatcagcaacaatcaccttcaaccctctcaaaacaaacaaacagcagtttcccagcaaccacaaactcagaattttcagcaatcacacagtcacaccgtgtgctgtatcaacagaagtatagtgggCTGTATCAGTGGCctgtatcaaaagaagtataatgtccagattaCATGAAGCGATGGTATCGCTTAACTCTGCTCTGGTATGATCTcccctgaagtattgtgttcagttttgggcaccacattttaaaaaggatatagacaagctggaacaggtccagaggagggtgatgaagatggtgaggggtctggggaccaattcctatgaagaaaggttgaaagagctggggatgtttagcctggagaggaggcagctgagaggtgatatgatcaccatcttcaagtacttgaagggctgtcatatagaggatggtgtggaattgttttctgtggccccagaaggtaggaccagaaccaatgggttgaaattaaatcaaaagagtttccagctcaacattaggaagaacttcctgacagagcaattcctcagtggaacaggcttccttgggaggtggtgggctctccttccttggaggtttttcaacagaggctagatggccatctgacagcagtgaagatcctatgagtttagagggaggtgtttgtgagttccctgcattgtgcagggggttggactagatgaccctggaggtcccttccaactcttctttgattctaacaggcttcctcctcgggaggtggtggcctctacttcctttgaggtttttcaacagaggctagatggccatctgacagcagtgaagatcttgtgaatttagggggaggtgtttgtgagttttctgcattgtgcagggagttggactagatgaccctggaggtcccttccaactttacgattctatgattctcttacattaagcaagtttggccaccctgtcctGAGAATCTCGCTTCTCAGGCATCTGGGGGGGCAGCTACTTTAATGAGTTGGTTCTGgatttccctgcagccacacagcagctctGGGGGATGTCATGGGGAGatgctcactggcagagcatctccagGCAGGAAGTGACAGGAGAGACCCAGAGAGCCAGCTGTGTCCAGTTCAGTTGAAGCAGCTTCAGGTCTGTGGCCACCTGGAAAGCCCCCAGTGGCTGCCTCTGGCCGGCCTCCCCCAGCGCTTCCCTCGAGTCctccaggggaggggaggagaggggagggttcCTTGGCAATCAGCggagatggcttctcttatgttcttatgactcctgTGGAGTATTGTGAGTGGCTGCTGCTCCCCAGGTTAACTGCTTCTGCTCAGGAGAACGGTGGGAGAAaggctggagcccccccccccaccatgccaCGTGGTGGTGGGGGTTAGTATGGCCAGGGAAGGAGAGGGTTGGAGCACTTCATCCCAGTCTCCTGGGGAGTCCTGCATTGCTGGAGGGGTGTGGAAGGTGGTGGGCAATGATAGCCATGGAGTTCTTTGAGGTCTGTGTCTCATCTTGCCTCCAAAGTGCTCCAAGCAGTACTGGGATGATCTGACCCCCGCCCCCCTCGCCCCAAATGGCTTGCTGCTTCCCCAGCCTCTGGCCTtctgctgggagggaggaagagctcTCCTGGCTCTGCGGAGACCACCCCAGTGCCAAACACTGCGACTTCCTCACCAACAACACCCCTTGGTTTCATTAAAGGTGTTTTTACTGAATAAGCAAAGGCAGGGCAGGCAAACAGGTCTTGCTGGAACTGAGTCCATGGCTCCCACCCACCCGGAGATACTGAGGGTCCCTCTGTCACACTGTTCAAAAGCTAAAGCACCCAAAAGCACCTTtccaccacccccccaaaaagtaATGCAAGCCCCCCTAACCGAGCAGAAAGGAAACTGTGAGAGTCTCTGTGAAGGAGAGAACTTCCGGGGGCTGATACAGACTCAACAGGCCAGCGACAGGTCGGTCCCACACAAGAAGCAgccttcttctcccccacccccagcttcatggcaagaggAGGCACGCTTGACACCCAACCTGCCCCTGTGGTCTttggcactgccccccccccccccatggctggcTCTGTCCTGTGCCACATGTGccatggctaggtggcttaggctgagtggactgaagctgaatccggcaaagacagaggtcctttgcttgggtcgtcgtggcccgggaagggaaatccccctgccagtcttcgacggggcgccgttgacagtggcgcacagggtcaagagtctgggggtactattggagccttcactgacaatggaggctcagatagcagccactgccaagtctgcattttttcatcttaggcgggcgagacagttggcccctttcctggagcacgacgacctagcaacggtgattcatgctacggtcacctcgaggttggactactgtaatgccctctacatggggctgcccttgtgccgaacccggaagttgcagttagtgcagaatgccgctgcccggctgttattagggctcccaaggtgggagcacattcggccgaggctttgggatctgcactggctgccaataatattccgagtctggtacaaggtgctggtcattacctttaaagccctatatggcctaagacctgcctaccttagggaccatctctccccacacgttccccagagagtactgagatcgggttcgcaaaacctgctagtaatccccaagccaaaggaggcccatctgaaatccaccagggatcgggccttctcggtaacagcgccttactggtggaaccagctgccggaagaggtgagggccctgcgggacctagggcagttccgcagggcctgcaagacagtccgcttccggctggcctataactaattgacactgagaatttttggatggagctagagtgcattctgacagaccgctggtttttatgtcctatgttttattaatttattgttttaactgttgccatgtaattgtttttaagccaaacctatgtaagtttaaTATGttctaagccgccctgagccacctcggtgggaagggcgggatataaatcaaaatataaataaataaacatgtgtGCGGAGGAGGGActcagccctccctcccccccccccgccggtcaGATGGGTTCCCCACAGGTGGGTCTGCAGCAACAGAAGCACCAAGGTGGAATCAGGAGGGCAAACTAAAACGAAGAACAGCGGCTGCCTCTACACGATACCTGCTTCCCCACAGAGAAGAATGGAGACCCCGCTtgcccacagggaataatggaaaccGGCAAGCATGGATTCCCTCTTCGCTCTCCTTCGCGCAAGCCTGAGCTCCACTCTTCCCTATGGCCAGGCGGGGCTGCGGAAGGAGAGCGTGGCCTGACCGTGCACTGCGCTCCACTCCTTCTTATGAGGAGGGggctgctgggggaagggaaggggaggggagggggcgccaGGCCTGCACACCCCcgagggcggggggggagggcaaggCCTCCGGCtgctgcagagggaggggggaggcggaggCGCCGCTCTTCCCTGGCTCGACGGAGCCGTCGCAACTGGGCCGAAGGAAGTGGGGACCAGAAGCGCAGCAGCAACCCCCGGATCCCAGGCGGCGGCACGGGGGGGGAGGGGCCCCAGGAAGGCAGGCGCTCCTgcttggctcctcctcctctggctGCCATCTTCGTGCCAGGAGGAAGTCAGCCC is a window of Heteronotia binoei isolate CCM8104 ecotype False Entrance Well chromosome 12, APGP_CSIRO_Hbin_v1, whole genome shotgun sequence DNA encoding:
- the LOC132580648 gene encoding interleukin-10 receptor subunit alpha-like encodes the protein MRPPAAPLLLLLLLGLLLLSRCGSLGARASAAAHRPAPPPAAPQHLRFRARAFQHLLLWAPARPASPPRRPLLYEVQCKRYGHPSWTPVPRCAAIARCSCDLTAQTPPQRPSRRYYARVRALDLDRRRASPWTVSAPFSPNEAALQLWNLSLSLSGNDLWVTLGEVYKELHLGRWGHYQVYVRRESNDTQYMLVQTNRRFKLPEVLWGERYCVSAELHLPSWPNPPHRTEEQCISTPPPTDSGRATAILGLTLLSLVALGTLAVAWGCAYVKKPTETPSVLKSLQKQTSLAPWREPWPLWMSGGGLCLEEAESIHPISLGLKTHPHPATVSQPSRTAWPVPEEGMCRRPEAFASSRASSPRLRDLLDSSGCSTDSGICLQDPLGSRHGLLLPTGPWEHGGLLLESKGEGVIRKEQEEQLLGAASPASEAELVGRDSEEALTQAKPSPAQVPGHQRQAGAPGVAALGSSSCPPSFESMAHSQQVSVSGYLKQASVAVPSAPVAPQAGLRSSLGSTHQGQQQHLLFSTALPGGLEFPKALLASSFLEQQEPLLRASAPSAWTFPGTPCDEDSLQRHAWRRRSHVVGGREEEWVGPLSCFDPLPLPAGGTLLLCRSET